The genomic DNA CACGCCTGATTCAGAAACATCAAATAAAAATGAACAATTACTCTTATTCAACCCATCGACCGATGCGACAGGAACGGTCGGGAAGAAACGTTTAACAAGTGTCGAAGGGGTGAAGGAATGCACGGTCAAATACCCTTTTGCATTCAATCCATGACGCAAATCACCGGTCTTCAATTGACCATCGGCACGCACTCCGAGAAAACGGGCACGCAAACCTTCCATAGATACGGTTTGGGTCCTCGAATCAACGACAAGCCGTCCGACCAACTCGCCGGGATTGGCCCCCTTTGGCAGGAATTCTCCACCAATCGACGCATACACGGTTGCATCCTGGAGTTGAAGATGCCCCTCTTCTACGCCCACTCCACCTTTAAGCGCCAAGCTGGATTCAACCAGCCCATTCTCCCATGAAAAATCACTGTTGGCAGAAAAAGCAATATCCTGACCGGGTATAATGACACCTGTTCGAATGTTGACACCGCTGAGTTCAAATGACTCTGTTTCAGTATTGCCAGCATACACCACAGTGGCATCAACAACATCCACACCGTTAATTGAGATTTCTTCAAAAGGGTTTTCATCAACTGCTGCGGCCTCTTTTCCGGTCCACCTGTCAACAACAGGCTGCCAGTTGAGTTCACCTTCAGGAGATTGAACAACATTGATGTCCATCCCTTCAATCACGACAGTTCGGAGATTGAGTTGCCGGGACAGCAAAGGTATCAGTTTCGCACTTACGAGAATGGAATCAATACGGACAAGAGGAATTTCATCACCAGACGAACCGACAGCCAAATCAAGAATTTCAAGCGAAAGTTTTGGATAAACAGCTATATTAAGCTCGCCGTGGAGGACTACCGGTACCCCGGCCACACCTTCAAGTACCTCGGTAAATCGCTCCCTGAACCCATCCGTATCAACATAATGAGATGCCCAGAAAAGCCCCCCAGCAAACATGAGGACACAGAAAAATACGATCTCTCCCAAAAGAGTAAGAAACCGACTGAACATCCTCACTTCTTGCTGCCTCCAAATCAATCTTTAACGTCTGAAGCCGGTGCCTTGGTCTTGTAAAGCACAGAACTCCACAAATCCAATCCGGCATCTGCTGCAACGCGCTTGCACTTGACTTTGAACGCGCAGTACACATTTGGCCAACGCCCTTCTAAGGCTTCGAAATTTCCCTGCCCCTTGCTCAGTATCAAATCAGCCTCGCGCATTTGATCCAAAAACTCAGGCTTACACCGCTCAAGAACAGTACCGGGCGTATCTACACCACTCTCAATGACTTCACATAGCTTTGTCATACCGACAAATTCTGCATCAACCATGGTCGAGTCGTTGATAACAGGCTGAGAACGAACGACATACGTAACCTTGCATCCCCGTCGCTGCAATTCCTCCACCAAGAGCATGTCGAGAACAATCTCCCCTGTATTATCGCCTAAAACAAGGATATTTGCTCCAGGTGCAGCCTTCGCCTTCACTTCATTCAAGGTATCAGGAGACACTGATTGGGATACACTCTTCAACTCGGACTCCCAATCGATATCAATATCCACTCCCCGGTCGATATAATTGCCAATAATAGCAAGCTCCAACGCCAACCCAAACGAATCCCCATCCTTCGCCACGCGCTCGTCTTCTACCAGCTTCTTAAGAGCTGGAAGCATCTTCAGAACACAAAGGTTGGCTTCACGCTTATCTTCCAAATAGAGATCGCTACACCCCGTCATTTCGGAAACAAGATTTCCCAAATGGCGAGCAATGGCAGGAGGAGAAAGAGTCAAGTCCAGTTCTCCGAGTTTGCGCCCCCAAGCCATGACAATTTTCTGATGCATTTCCTCGTCATTCGGGCAGGCAAGCTGTGCTTCCCGCAAAACCATTTTCATGAAGCAGGGCATGCATTCAAGAGAGGTATTCATTTCTCCACACCTTATAAGGATATTTTTATAAAATAATACTAATTACTGCAACTAATTACAATTACGAAAAACAATAAACTCAAAGTCCAATGGCATGAGTAAGCACTACTTGCAAGAATGTTTGCAAGCAAGAAAAAGAAAAACGTTAATTAAGGGAAAAATAAAAAGAGAAGATACTAAAAATCACTTCCAAAGAATGACACAACAAAACGACCTGATAACGTAACAATCGTTACGTTAAACGTCATTTCACTTAACAGTACATGGAAGTCAAAATGTTTTTTTGGATCTTGGGAAAAAACTAAGAATCGAACTGCCCAGCGGTCAAACCTATGATGGAGATACCTGATTTATCAGCACAAGCAATGGCTTCCTGACTGTCGAAGAAAAGACTTTTGCCAGCTTCCACCCCAAGGCATGTAGCACCACCGTCAGCCATCACCTTGATGGTATCAAGGCCAAAGCTGGGCAAATCTACCTGCTCCTGCTGTCCCGGCTTGAACACCTTGGTCACCACACAACCGGGTCCACCGAGCTTGCAACCACGGCGTATAGCCTCATCTGTCCCCTCCAAGGCTTCAACCGCTGAGACAATACCTTCGCGGACGACAAGACACTGACCTACATCCATTCGACCAAGTTCCTTGGCGATCTTCCATGAGAACTGAAGGTCTTCCATCTCTCTGTCGTCAGGCTTCCGCTTGGTCAAAACTCCTGCGGGCGTGAGCAGTTCCGGCAAAAATTCATGTGCGGGAACAACCGGCATCCCTTCTCGTTCCAGTTCTCCAGACAGCGCTCCCAGTATGGCGGAATCGCCTTTGTTCTTCTGCTGAAACAGGAGCTTGACTGCGCGCATGTCAAGATGCCGGATATCCATGACTTTCGGCTTACTGATCGTACCGGCCATAATGACCCGATCAACCCCGTTCGACTTGAAATAATCAATGAGCTTACCAAGCTTGCCAAGTTTCAATTCCTTCCAGACATCAGCATAGGGAACAACATCCATATTGGTGTGACCGGTAAACCCGGCAACAACCAATCGGTGTCCATGTGCCTTAATGCCTTTTGCAACTAAAATGGGAAACTGAAGTCCGCCTGCGATCAAGCCAATCGTGGAGCCTGTCTTTGTCATGCGCGCCCGCTAGGAATCACTGTTACCGTGACGTTGTTTATGGTCAGGAGTTACGCCATTCTTGCTTTCTCGAATGAATGCAACAAGTCGCTCAACCTCGGGAATACCGACAATTTCCGCCTCAACTTGGGCAAGACTCTGCTCACGGGTCAAACCGGAGCGGAAGATGATTTTATAGGCTTTTTTCAACCCTTTGCAGGTTGCTGCGTCAAAGCCATTCCGCCTGAGTCCTATAAGGTTCGGTCCAAACAATTTTCCACGCACACCATGAGCGAGCATGTAAGGAGGCACATCAAGTTTATAACCGCTTGCTCCGCCAAGGAAAGTATACTCACCGATTCGGATAAACTGCTGAACAGCGGACATACCGCTGATGATCACGTTACGTCCAACTTCAACATGACCGGCAAGGTTAACGGCATTGGCCATGATGACATTATCATCCACGATGCAGTCATGAGCGATATGAGCGTAAGCCATAAACATGCAGTTCGAGCCAATGCGGGTTTCACCAGCCCCCTGCACAGTGCCTCGGTGAATAGTTACACACTCACGAATGCTGTTATTATCACCAATTCGGGTGTAGGTTTTTTCTCCCTGATACGCGGTGTGTTGAGGTTCGCCACCTATGACCGCATGAGAGTGAACATGATTGCCTGCCCCCAATTCGGTATAATCCTTGATGACGACATGAGACTCAAGAAACGTTCCGTCTCCGATCTTGCATTCTGCACCAACAACGACATAGGGGCCAATTTTGACATCAGCCCCCAACTCTGCGGTTGAATCAATTACCGCACTCGGATGAATATCGGAAGCCACTACATATCCCCTTTATGGGCTACAGCCGCGGAAAACTCGCCCTGAGCCACAATCTGTCCATCCACTTCCGCAACGCCTTTCATCCGCCAGATATTCATCTTATGCTTTTCGTACGAAACATTGAGAATAAGCTTATCTCCAGGCACGACGGGTTTGCGAAATTTCACCTTGTTCAGACCGGTAAACAAAAAGACCTTGTCCCCGAGCGGTTCCTTCACGGTGCTCATGACAAAGACACCACCGGCCTGAGCCAAAGCCTCAAGAATAAGCACACCCGGCATAACAGGAAGACCCGGAAAATGGCCTTGGAAAAAAGGCTCATTGATGCTGACGTTCTTATACGCCTTAAGCCGGACACCACTTTCAAATTCAAGCACTCTGTCTACCAGCAAAAAAGGATAACGATGCGGCAGCATCTCCATTATCTGCTTGATATCGAGATTAAATTCATTGCTCATTCTAATCATCACTCCCGGCGGCATCTTTCACCGCTTTGAGTTCTTTTTCGAGTTTTCGTACCCGTTTGAAAAGATCCGGCAGTTTTGGAAGGCATACACCGGCGGCCTTTCTGTATGTCCCGGCGGGCATGGCAGGCGTTCCCATGAGGACACTGCCTGAAGCGACTTTACCGGAAACACCGCCCTGTGCGCCGATAACAACATCATCACCAATATCAACATTGTCAGCAACGCCGACCTGACCGGCAAGCACAACACCGTTGCCGACCTGAGTACTGCCGCCAATGCCGACCTGACCGACTATAAGGCAATGCTCACCGATCTGGACATTGTGTCCGATCTGAACAAGATTATCGATCTTGGTCCCGGCCCCGATTCTGGTCGAATCAAGTGCCGCTCGGTCAATGGCTGAATTGGCTCCGATCTCTACGTTATCAGCGACATCAAGAGTACCTATTTGAGGGATTTTCATATGTCCTGCGGGTGTTTGGGCATATCCAAAGCCATCACCACCCAGGACGGCCCCGGGCTGTAAGATAACATTATTGCCCAATGTGATTCCACCCATGACAACCGAATTAGGATACATGATACATTTGCTGCCCAAACGACTCCTTTCACCAAGATAACACCCGGCAAAAAGAACACATCCGGGACCGACAACGGCGTCCGCGCCGACAAAAGCGAATGGGTAAATCACAGCATCATCTGCGATATCCGCATCCGGATGTACGTAGGCAAGTTCACTCACACCTTCAAGGCACCCCTGAGGCTGAGCAAACAAATTCACTACCTTGGCCAAATCCATGTAAACATTGGAACTGACCAAGGCACAATCCAGCTTTTCCACATACGGGGCGGATGTGAGTACACATCCGGCCCCGGTTGTTTCCAACTGAGAAGCATATTTGGGATTGACCAAAAAGGACATTTCATCCGCCTGCGCCTTGTCCAAGGTGCTGACGCCAGTAATATCCCGGTCTTCCCCAGTGTATTCAAGCCCCAGCTTTTCGGCCAGAGCAGACAGCCTGATATTCATTGCCGCTACTTGCCAGCTTTCTTGAGCTTGTTCAGTTCGGCAATAAGAGGCTTGGTGATATCAATGCCATCACCTACGTAAGAAACACCACTTGCTGCCATCTCGAAAATAACCGTGTACCCATTAGCCTTGCCATATTCAGACATGACCTTGACGATTTTTTCGACAATCGGCTGACCAAGTTTCTGCTGCTCCATCTGACGCTTCTGACGGTAAGCGGCAACGCTGTCCTGGTAGTCACGAGCAAGACGACGAAATTCACGCTGCTTGTCCTGCTTGGCTTCCAACTTCAGAGCCAGATCCTGATTCTTGAGCTCGGCCTCAAGCTTCTTGATGGCTTCACCATCTTTCTTGAGGTCTTTTTCCATGGGCGTAAACTTGGCTTTCAGTTTAGCGGCAACGGCTTTGCCGTAGTCACATTGAAGCATGACAGCCTGCATGTTGAATACGCCGATCTTGCTCTCTGCAAAAGCGGACACCTGAAAAACCAAAACAAAGGCAATTGCGAGAAACATTACTTTTTTCATCAAATATCTCCTTAAAATTAATTTCAAAATCTAGAATTGCTGACCCATCATCAACTCGAACTTATGCCGACCGCTTGTACCGATCTTGTCGAGACCGTAACCGTACGCGAATCCGACCGGCCCCATAGGCGAATACCAGTTGAAGCCGAGACCAACGCCCTTGTAAAGACCAAGCGTCGGACTGGTTCCCTTTCGTGAAGGCGAAGAGAAAAACATCTCGCCCTCTTTCCATGAGTTACCGGCATCCAAAAAGACCAATCCGGCTATTCCGTATTCCTTACTTAAAACTCGCGTCAATTCCAAATTCACATAGAAGGCCTTATTACCACCTTCAGACTTGTTATCAGAATCCAAGGGCGTAATAGCGTATCGGGAATACCCTCGCACAGACCCCAAGCCACCCAACTGGAACCTCTGGTCAGTCGGAATACTCGATCCACTGATGTTTTTATGAACAAGTCCGGCCCATGTCTTGGTATGGAAAATCACTTCCTCAAATACAGGGGTATACCATTCGAACAAGCCCAAATACTTAACGAAATCATCAGACCCCTGCAAAGGTCCACCACCAAAGATAATTGAAGCACTGCCAACAGTACCAGTGGTGGTTCTCATAACCCTGTCACGGGTATCACGAGTAAAAGTCGCGCTTATCTGACTGAGAACATGAGAGCCCTTGTCATCTTTTACAGAATCAGCGGCATCATCACTGATATCACGAATAGTGTAATATTCAGCGGTGTAATCCCAGGAAAGCGTGGAGTACTCTCCGACAGGATAGAAAAAGTTTATGGTAGAACCAATACTATCCTTGTCATAGTCACTGAAATCTTCCTTCCGATTATGCGCTTCAAGACCGAAGCCCACATCAGAATCATTGATATGAGGATTAACAAAATTCGCTGTAAATGCCGTTTTGGTACTACTGAAAGCACCATTGAATCCTAAAGAATATCCTTTACCAAAAAGGTTTGACTCAGTGATACCAGCAGCCAGATAAACACTATCGTACGTGGAGTAACCGATACCACCACCGATCTTGCCCGTAGGCTTATCCTTCACCTTGACAATTAAATCCATCTCTTCAGGATTGCCTGTAGGAACCGGAGAGATATCAACTTTTTCAAAAAATCCGAGATTGTTAAGACGTTGATGTGATCTGTTCAAGTTGTCACCACTGAACATATCGCCATCAGCCAGACGCATCTCACGCATGATGACATTATCCCGCGTCATCGTATTGCCTTCAATCAGGACACGGCGAATATGCACTCGCTGATGCTTGGAAATGCTGTAGACAACGTCTACAATTTTCTTTTCAGCATCGTCTTTCAGATTTACCTGAACATCCACATAGGCATACCCATAATCATTATAATAATTGGTCAGTGAGTCGACATCACTCTTGATAATGGAACGATCAAAGTAATCGTCATCTTCTTTCAGCTTGTCGATCTTGGTAACTTCTTTCAGTTTTTCAAGAGAATCGATCAAATCCCCCTTGAAAATGGTCTCACCCATCTTGTAGCGGTCACCTTCCCAGACCTGATAGATGACATCGATTCCATCATCCTTGATTTCTACTTCAGGACGACCAACTTTGACGTCAATAAAACCTTTGCTGGTGTAATACGCCTGAATGGCAGCGGCATCACGATCCAAGAGTTCCTCTTTCAGGACTCCGGAGTTACTGATCCAAGACAGCCAGCCTCGCTCCTTAAGAGCCAAGACATCCTTGATATCGTCAGGATCCAACTGCTTTGCCCCGTCGATAACAACATTCTTGATGTACAGCTTGGGCCCTTCGTCAATAACAAAGGTCAATCGAGCAACTCCGGTTCCGGCTTCCTCGATTTCGTGGGTCACTTTGGCTTTGTAGTAACCTTCCTTGCGATACATCTCGCGAATCACACGGATATCGTCAGCAAGCACTTTGGGGTTGACGATTCCACCTTTCTTCGTGGAAATTGCTTCAATAATATCCTCGGAATCAATGGCGTCCGATCCCTTCACACCCAAAGCCTGAATGCGGGGCTTTTCCTCAACGACAAAAATGACCTTCTTACCGTCAGGAATAGTGTCGACCTTCACTTCAACATCATCGAAATATCCGAGATCATAAATATTTTTCAAGGCAGTATTGACAGCTTTAGCCGTCAACATGTCACCTTTCTGCAAAGTAAGTCGCATGAGAACAACGTCTTTATCCAAGACTTTCGTGCCTTCAACTTCGACCTCTGCAATAATGTCAAGACGGAGAAGATCCATCTTCATTCTGTCGACAAGCTCATCAACCGCGGGAAGAAGATTGATAAGACCTTCCTTTGTGACAGACATCTTCTTGCCTGGATGGGTGCCGTAAGTATCCACAAGACGGGCATCCAAGGTCAGATCATCGCCGATCTGATTCAGAGATCCAAAAACGGAAAAACCGGCACCGGTAAGCAGAGCCAATTCTCGCGCCGACTGCGTGGAAACGGAAGAAACACCTTTCTCTTCAATAAGTCGATTTATCTCAGCAGGATCAACGACTTCAAAACCGGCTTCACGCAAACGGTCAGTCAACAGCTCAGGCAGACTGTCCTGAAGGTAGGAAAGGTCTTCCCCCGCATTCACCTGAAAAGGCAATACGGCGACCTTCACATCCTGAGTGACGCTCTCTGCTGCACCGGCGGCTGATGCCACCAGCATGAGAGTAACGACAACCCCGACAATAAAACAACGTACGCGACTAACGGGCATACAGTTCTCCTGAGCGCAATTCCACACGCCGATGCATCATTTCAGCCAGATTGGGATTATGTGTTACGACGACAAACGTCATACCCAATTCATTATTAAGAGAGACCAGCAATTCACCAATTCTGGCCCCGCTCTCCTCATCAAGATTTCCTGTCGGCTCATCAGCTAGCAACACTTTCGGCCTGAGTAATATCGCTCTGGCAATCGCTGCCCTCTGCCGCTCTCCGCCTGATAATGTCGTCACCTTGTATTCAAGCCTGTGCGACAACCCAACCAGATCAAGAGCTTCTTCAGCCAACTTCAGTCCTTCGGAACGTCCTTTACCCGCTATAAATGCGGGCATGGCAACATTTTCCAAAGTTGAAAACTCAGGCAACAAATGATGAAATTGAAACACAAATCCAATTTCACGATTTCTCAATTCAGCACGTTGCCTATCCCCGAGAGAACTCAGGTTAATACCATTTAAATATATATCACCTGCCGAAGCCGTATCCAGCGTTCCCAACAGATGAAGCAAGGTCGTTTTTCCTGATCCGGAGGCACCGAGCACTGCCAGTGACTCTCCACGATCTATAGTCATATCAACCTGTCGCAGCACTCGAACCGTTTCAGAAGGACCTGCAAAGTCCTTACTGACGGCAACCAAGCGGTATAAGAAGTCTTTACTCATAACGCAAGGCTTCACTCGGACTCAATGCAGCAGCACGTCTCGCCGGATAAATCGTTGCCAAAAAACACAATAAAAACGCCGCTGCCCCAATAGCCACAAGATCGAACGCCTCAAGCCGGACCGGCAGGTAGTCCACCGGGTAAACGTTGCTTGGCAGTTTGATAAACTGGTATTTCTTGAGCAACAGACTGACAGGAACCCCAATCAAAAAACCGATGAATGTTCCGGCCAATCCAATAAACGTCCCCTGCAACATGAAAATCCGACGAATACTCGCCACGTTGGCCCCGATAGACATCAATACAGCAATGTCTTTTGTTTTCTGAATGACCAACATCACCAAGCTCGTGACGATACTGAAGGAACCAACGAGTACAATCATTGCCAAAATAATGAACATCGCAGTCTTTTCAAGCTTCAACGCCGCAAAAAGATTCGCATTCATTTCCTGCCAATGACGCACATAAACCGTAAATGAACCTATGGCTTCCCTCAGATCACCGGAAATCTGTTCGACGTTATAGACGTCATCAACACTGATCTCCAATCCCGACACAACGTCGCCCTTGAATCCAAGCAGCTTTCGCGCAGCCGGAATCGAAACATATCCGAGTGATGAATCATACTCAAACATCCCGGTTCGAAAAATACCGGCAACAATAAAACGGCGAACCCTAGGCGTAAACCCGGCTGAACCGGACCGCCCTGAAGGAGAAAGAAGATTGACTTCCGACCCTTGCGTCAAACCAAGGCGTTTAGCCAGCTCGGACCCAACAATGATTCCCGGAAAATCGCCATGTCCTTCAAGATTGGTAACGTCTCCGCTGACCATATCCTTGGACAAGCTCAAAACGGAATCAGAAGTGGCAGGGTCAATCCCTCGCAAAACCACTCCCTTGACTCCACTTCTGGTCGACAGCATCACTTCGGAGTAGACAAAAGGCGTCACTCCGACAACCCCTTGAACTCTTGAAGCTTCATCGGCCAATTTCTCATAATCCTTAATTCCACCCCGAAGGGAAGTCACCATGATATGAGCATTGACGCCTAGTATCTTTTCTTGAAAATCAGTTGAAAAACCGTTCATGACGCCTATTACGACAATCAGGGCACCCACACCGATCGCAACACCGCATACGGCGAAAAGCGAAACAATGGATATGAACGACTGCTTACGCAGTGCGAACAGATATCTCAATGCCACAAATGTCTCAAACCTCATACACAGCTTCCCATAAGCACACTCAAGAACGTTATCCGATCTCCGGCCTCAGAAGCGGGAACAGGATGACCTCACGAATGGACGCACTATCCGTCAGAAGCATGACCAGACGGTCGATGCCAACGCCCTGTCCGGCAGCCGGGGGCATACCGTACTCAAGTGCCCTGACGTAATCTTCGTCCATGAAATGCGCTTCCTCATCTCCAGCTTCTTTTTCCTTGACCTGCTCCTCAAACCGCCCACGCTGATCCACAGGATCATTGAGCTCAGAGAAAGCATTGGCCAACTCACGGCCTGTCATAAACAGTTCAAAGCGATCCGTAATATCCGGATTCTCTTCATTCCTTCTGGAAAGCGGAGAAATATCAGTCGGATAATGGTAAATAAAGTGCGGCTGTATCAACTTGGGTTCAACAAGCATGTCAAAGAGTTTGGCCTGCAATTTGCCGAGCTTTTCTCCCTCGACAACCTTTTCACCCTTCTCTTTGACCAAGGCCTTACATTTTTCATAATCCGAGTAGACTTCAGGCGACACACCACCAATCTGCTCCAGAGAATCATGAAAGGCCAAGCGGGTCCAGGCACCGACAGACAAGTCGATCTGCTCTCCCTGATACGGAACAACGCTCGACCCCGTAGCCTTGATGGCCACACGCGAAAACATCTCTTCCGTCAAATCCATGAGATCTTCAAAGTTCGCATACGCCCAATAGAATTCAAGCATGGTGAATTCCGGATTGTGCTGCGTTGAAATACCTTCGTTGCGAAAGTTCCTGTTGATCTCGTAAACCCGCTCAAACCCGCCGACCAGAAGACGCTTGAGATACAACTCTGGCGCAATACGCATATAGAGCTTCATGTCGAGCGCATTATGGAACGTCTCAAAAGGCTTGGCTGTCGCGCCACCCGGAATGGCCTGCATCATGGGAGTTTCCACTTCCATGAAGCCTTTCTCATTCAGGAAGTTTCGAAGCTCACGAACGATGGTCGTACGCATCTCGAAGATTTCCTTGGTTCTCGGCGTAACGATCAGATCTACATACCGCTGACGGTATCGAATCTCGACGTCCTTGAGGCCGTGGTATTTCTCAGGCAGGGGCCGCATGGACTTGGACAGCAAGCGAAACGACTTCGTCTTGACGGTCAACTCACCGGTCTTGGTGCGGAAAAGACCGCCATGAACACCGACGATATCGCCGATATCAGTCTTCTTGAACAGCTGATAGGCTTCGGTTCCAAGCTCATCCCTGGCGGCATAAACCTGAATCTTCGCACTGCGATCCTGAAGATGGAAAAATGTGACCTTACCGAACGAACGGTAAGAAACGACGCGACCGGCAATCGCGAAATCAAGATCCTCGGCCACGAGCTCTTCGCCCTCAACTTCGGAGTACTGA from uncultured Pseudodesulfovibrio sp. includes the following:
- the lysS gene encoding lysine--tRNA ligase, with protein sequence MLEALQAKDELNPVIKTRVEKACHLLDEDVHLYPNDFRRDTEVQSIWDQYSEVEGEELVAEDLDFAIAGRVVSYRSFGKVTFFHLQDRSAKIQVYAARDELGTEAYQLFKKTDIGDIVGVHGGLFRTKTGELTVKTKSFRLLSKSMRPLPEKYHGLKDVEIRYRQRYVDLIVTPRTKEIFEMRTTIVRELRNFLNEKGFMEVETPMMQAIPGGATAKPFETFHNALDMKLYMRIAPELYLKRLLVGGFERVYEINRNFRNEGISTQHNPEFTMLEFYWAYANFEDLMDLTEEMFSRVAIKATGSSVVPYQGEQIDLSVGAWTRLAFHDSLEQIGGVSPEVYSDYEKCKALVKEKGEKVVEGEKLGKLQAKLFDMLVEPKLIQPHFIYHYPTDISPLSRRNEENPDITDRFELFMTGRELANAFSELNDPVDQRGRFEEQVKEKEAGDEEAHFMDEDYVRALEYGMPPAAGQGVGIDRLVMLLTDSASIREVILFPLLRPEIG